A single Thermosynechococcus vestitus BP-1 DNA region contains:
- the cdaA gene encoding diadenylate cyclase CdaA — MMALLGNLPWLLLSSETLAKVRTVVDVVLVLALTYGILRVVAERRTLWMVRGFIVLLFAASFSRAIELYFLGFVLHNLVIGSAVALAVILQGEIRIFLEQLGRGQLLSLMQPVVESSLTNDAVDLIVTAVKGLSQDRTGALILLETHTKLSPQDFTHAGIALNARLSPELITCIFQVSSPLHDGAIWVRGSEVVAAKLILPLSDRTGPWQLGTRHRAALGITERISHCVCVVVSEETGSISLAFKGELQRPLTSSKLGELLRQYVQNQATETSQPTQRRHSLKFWKMVWPLR; from the coding sequence ATGATGGCTCTCCTAGGTAACTTGCCGTGGTTACTCCTCTCCTCGGAGACCCTGGCCAAGGTGCGCACCGTCGTAGATGTGGTTTTGGTCTTGGCTTTAACCTACGGTATTTTGCGGGTCGTGGCTGAGCGGCGAACCCTGTGGATGGTACGGGGCTTTATCGTCCTCCTCTTTGCTGCTTCCTTCAGTCGTGCCATTGAGCTTTATTTTTTAGGCTTTGTTCTCCACAACCTGGTCATTGGTTCAGCGGTTGCCTTAGCGGTAATTTTGCAAGGGGAAATTCGCATTTTTCTTGAACAACTGGGACGGGGTCAACTTCTTAGCTTGATGCAACCGGTGGTGGAGTCGAGTCTGACCAATGATGCTGTTGATCTAATTGTGACGGCTGTAAAGGGGTTATCTCAGGATCGTACGGGAGCACTCATTCTGCTGGAAACCCATACAAAGCTCAGTCCCCAAGATTTTACCCATGCAGGGATCGCCCTCAATGCCCGCCTTTCGCCAGAACTCATTACCTGTATTTTTCAGGTGAGTTCACCCCTGCACGATGGGGCAATTTGGGTGCGGGGCAGTGAAGTGGTTGCGGCAAAGCTGATCTTGCCCCTGTCGGATCGCACGGGACCGTGGCAGTTGGGCACTCGCCACCGCGCGGCCCTAGGCATTACCGAACGCATTAGCCACTGTGTCTGTGTGGTGGTCTCTGAGGAAACGGGGTCAATTTCCCTTGCCTTTAAGGGAGAGCTTCAGCGTCCCCTCACAAGCAGTAAACTAGGGGAGCTATTGCGGCAATATGTGCAAAATCAGGCAACAGAAACTTCACAACCGACTCAACGTCGTCACAGCTTAAAATTTTGGAAAATGGTATGGCCACTGCGCTAA
- the uppS gene encoding polyprenyl diphosphate synthase: MTLQPHSLIELPADLDRDRLPRHVAVIMDGNGRWAKQRNLPRIMGHQRGVDTLKDLLRCCKDWGIEALTAYAFSTENWGRPLPEVEFLMTLFEQVLRRELGEMVAEGVQIHFVGDLTCLPKSLQAEIERAVAATANNQKIKFVVATNYGGRREIIHACRSIAAQVKAGLLDPADIDEVLFERHLYTGGLPDPDLLIRTSGELRISNFFLWQVAYAEIYVTKTLWPDFDRSAFHEALRDYQQRQRRFGRV, from the coding sequence ATGACGCTACAGCCCCATTCACTGATTGAGTTACCCGCCGATTTAGATCGCGATCGCCTACCACGGCATGTGGCGGTGATTATGGATGGCAATGGCCGCTGGGCAAAGCAACGCAATTTACCGCGCATTATGGGACATCAACGGGGGGTGGACACTCTCAAGGATTTGCTGCGCTGCTGCAAAGACTGGGGCATTGAAGCGCTGACCGCCTATGCCTTCTCCACAGAAAATTGGGGACGACCCCTGCCAGAGGTAGAGTTTCTCATGACCCTCTTTGAGCAGGTATTGCGGCGAGAGCTCGGGGAAATGGTGGCCGAGGGTGTGCAAATTCACTTTGTGGGTGACTTGACGTGTTTGCCAAAATCCCTGCAAGCAGAAATTGAGCGAGCCGTGGCAGCTACGGCCAATAACCAAAAAATTAAATTTGTGGTGGCAACGAATTATGGTGGGCGACGGGAAATCATCCACGCTTGCCGTTCGATTGCCGCCCAAGTAAAAGCTGGACTCCTGGATCCTGCGGATATTGATGAGGTGCTCTTTGAACGCCACTTATACACAGGTGGCCTGCCGGATCCCGATTTACTCATTCGCACCAGTGGCGAGCTGCGCATCAGTAACTTTTTCCTGTGGCAGGTGGCCTATGCGGAAATTTATGTCACCAAGACCCTGTGGCCAGATTTTGACCGGTCTGCTTTCCATGAGGCCCTGCGGGATTACCAACAACGACAGCGGCGCTTTGGCCGTGTCTAA
- the upp gene encoding uracil phosphoribosyltransferase, translating into MTPQLRVYVPPHPLIQHWLTVARDRNTPTPLFRVAMTELGRWLAYEAVREWLPTVETVVETPLAPCGAMVVNPQVPLVVVPILRAGLALLDGAQGVLPTATTYHLGIVRDETTLEPSCYLNKLPPRLDPQTRVLISEPMLATGGSIMTAMQELVQRGIDPALVRIISVVTAPPALQKLGAHFPAVQVYAATIDETLNEQGFIVPGLGDAGDRAFGTGEEA; encoded by the coding sequence GTGACCCCCCAATTGCGCGTTTACGTCCCCCCCCACCCGCTGATTCAGCATTGGCTAACCGTGGCTCGCGATCGCAACACGCCCACCCCTTTATTTCGGGTGGCCATGACCGAACTGGGGCGCTGGCTGGCCTATGAAGCGGTGCGGGAATGGTTGCCAACAGTGGAAACAGTGGTTGAAACCCCCTTAGCCCCCTGTGGGGCCATGGTCGTGAATCCCCAAGTACCCCTGGTCGTGGTACCAATTCTGCGGGCGGGTTTAGCCTTGCTGGACGGTGCCCAAGGGGTCTTACCAACGGCAACAACCTACCACCTCGGGATTGTGCGGGATGAGACTACCCTTGAACCCAGTTGCTATCTCAATAAGTTGCCCCCTCGGCTCGACCCCCAAACCCGTGTCCTCATTAGCGAGCCGATGTTGGCGACGGGAGGTTCAATCATGACAGCCATGCAGGAATTGGTGCAGCGGGGCATTGATCCCGCCTTGGTGCGCATTATTTCGGTGGTCACTGCCCCCCCGGCGCTGCAGAAACTCGGTGCCCATTTTCCCGCAGTGCAAGTCTATGCAGCCACAATTGATGAGACATTGAATGAGCAGGGCTTTATTGTGCCGGGCTTAGGGGATGCGGGCGATCGCGCCTTTGGTACTGGGGAGGAAGCATAG